A section of the Rhodobacteraceae bacterium M382 genome encodes:
- a CDS encoding pilus assembly protein encodes MSIGKKLLSRLPLRRFARAEDGSATVEFAITFPAMLFFLLSGVELGFVTLHHASLERALDMTVRDIRLGTGSAPQHDEIKDLICVRAGFIENCSANLKLEMVSMDPFNWTGLDTDADCTDASEEVAPVRSFVNGQSNELMILRACAKIDPIFPTTGLGQNMVKDAAGQYALVSTSAFVQEPR; translated from the coding sequence ATGAGTATTGGTAAAAAGTTGCTGTCACGCCTCCCGCTCAGGCGGTTCGCCCGCGCCGAGGATGGCTCGGCCACCGTTGAATTTGCGATCACGTTTCCGGCGATGCTGTTTTTCCTGCTGTCGGGTGTGGAACTGGGGTTTGTCACCCTGCACCACGCCAGCCTTGAACGGGCGCTGGACATGACGGTACGAGACATTCGCCTGGGCACCGGGTCTGCCCCCCAGCACGATGAGATCAAGGATCTGATCTGCGTTCGGGCCGGGTTCATCGAAAACTGTAGTGCGAACCTGAAGCTGGAAATGGTGTCGATGGATCCGTTCAACTGGACCGGGTTGGACACGGACGCTGATTGTACGGATGCATCCGAAGAAGTGGCTCCGGTACGCAGTTTCGTCAACGGCCAGTCAAATGAACTGATGATTTTGCGCGCCTGCGCCAAAATTGATCCAATTTTCCCGACAACGGGTTTGGGTCAGAACATGGTCAAGGACGCCGCCGGGCAATACGCTCTGGTGTCGACCTCGGCCTTTGTTCAGGAACCGAGGTGA
- a CDS encoding pilus assembly protein, whose protein sequence is MLKRLLQRLRDFAQRTDGNVSVEFVLAMPMVFWSFMAVYVFFDGYRQSTVNLKSAYTISDLLSRETNAVDDDYIDSMYSLLQVLTRSRSVSRLRVTVVRWDEDDARYYVDWSEARGYETVLTNATISGFEDDLPIMPDNERVILVETRNVFVPLFNVGMEDKNLDNFVFSRPRFAPKLDFDGPLSGGDDHDDLTGGDA, encoded by the coding sequence ATGTTGAAACGGCTCCTACAACGGCTCAGGGATTTTGCCCAACGCACAGACGGGAATGTGTCCGTGGAGTTCGTCCTGGCCATGCCCATGGTGTTCTGGTCCTTTATGGCCGTCTATGTCTTTTTTGACGGATACCGCCAGAGCACGGTGAATCTGAAATCCGCCTATACGATCAGCGATTTGCTGTCGCGTGAAACCAATGCGGTGGATGACGATTACATCGACAGCATGTATTCACTGCTGCAGGTTCTGACACGGTCGCGTTCTGTGAGCAGACTTCGCGTGACCGTCGTACGCTGGGACGAAGATGACGCGCGCTATTATGTCGATTGGTCCGAAGCGCGTGGCTATGAAACCGTTCTGACCAATGCCACAATCAGCGGCTTTGAAGACGATCTGCCAATCATGCCGGACAACGAACGGGTCATTCTGGTCGAAACCCGCAATGTCTTTGTGCCATTGTTCAATGTCGGCATGGAAGACAAGAACCTGGATAACTTTGTCTTTTCACGCCCCAGATTTGCCCCCAAGCTGGACTTTGACGGACCATTGTCGGGCGGCGATGACCACGATGATTTGACCGGCGGGGACGCTTGA
- a CDS encoding NAD(P)-dependent oxidoreductase, with translation MKVGFIGLGNVGGKLSGSLLRNGVDLCVHDLDADLVQSFVDRGAKAGGSPAQMMRDCDAVITCLPSPAASDAVVQEMLPEVTAGKVWMEMSTTDVAEVKRLGALVTERGGHPVDCPVSGGCHRADTGNISIYAGCERETFDRILPLLTKMGRRILHVGEIGNSSILKVMTNYLANINLLSVCEALTVMKACGMDLGMTYEAIAMSSGNSFAHETESQLILSGSRDVNFTMDLVMKDIGLFQTLADRNNVPLELSPVMIEMMKDGQRRYGERAQSDRMIERLEEATGLSITAPGFPTELIDDEPEEPGYEVKIRRAAAE, from the coding sequence CTGAAAGTTGGCTTCATCGGCCTGGGCAATGTAGGCGGCAAGCTCTCTGGATCGCTGTTGCGCAATGGCGTGGATCTATGTGTCCACGATTTGGATGCGGACCTGGTGCAGAGCTTTGTTGATCGGGGGGCCAAGGCCGGAGGAAGCCCGGCACAGATGATGCGCGACTGTGATGCGGTCATCACATGCCTGCCGTCGCCTGCGGCGTCGGATGCAGTGGTGCAGGAGATGCTGCCGGAAGTCACGGCGGGCAAAGTCTGGATGGAGATGTCGACCACGGATGTGGCCGAGGTCAAACGTCTTGGTGCGTTGGTCACTGAACGGGGCGGTCATCCGGTGGACTGTCCGGTGTCAGGGGGATGCCACCGAGCAGATACAGGAAATATCTCGATCTATGCCGGGTGCGAACGCGAAACCTTTGACCGGATCCTGCCGCTGCTGACCAAAATGGGTCGCCGGATTCTGCATGTGGGTGAGATTGGGAATTCCAGCATTCTCAAGGTGATGACAAACTATCTGGCCAATATCAACCTGTTGTCGGTCTGCGAGGCGCTGACGGTAATGAAGGCCTGCGGCATGGATCTGGGAATGACCTACGAAGCGATTGCCATGTCGTCAGGGAATTCATTCGCGCATGAGACCGAAAGCCAGCTGATCCTGTCCGGATCGCGGGATGTGAATTTCACCATGGATCTGGTGATGAAGGACATTGGCCTGTTCCAGACCCTGGCGGATCGCAACAACGTGCCGCTGGAATTGTCTCCGGTGATGATCGAGATGATGAAGGACGGCCAACGTCGCTATGGCGAGCGCGCCCAATCCGATCGGATGATCGAACGGCTGGAGGAGGCCACGGGCCTGTCGATTACCGCGCCGGGGTTTCCGACGGAACTGATTGACGATGAACCAGAAGAGCCGGGATACGAGGTCAAGATCCGGCGTGCGGCGGCCGAATAG
- a CDS encoding LysR family transcriptional regulator, with amino-acid sequence MSDLPNLVWLRAFEASARLRSFTAAADELGLTQAAVSHQIRSLEKSFGVTLFIRRARHLELTEIGHAYYPSISQALDDIAYSTRGLIGPGSAPAVTLRAPISTAVLCVAPRLGAFHATHPNIRVRLVSAVWADSTSDTEVDIDVRLGPSSWFDRRAHLLSTETVIPVASPTQAPQLTRLTDLFSQTLIHIHGNQDHWLRLSKHQNIPLEDRKTALFVDTTLAAIELAASGAGAAMVMRRYAEMPFAQNRLAQVGAAEIPMGQGHYLMPTVGERPKTNEVTLVRDWITSVFEA; translated from the coding sequence ATGTCCGATCTTCCCAATCTTGTCTGGCTGCGTGCCTTCGAAGCTTCGGCCCGGTTGCGCAGTTTTACCGCCGCAGCTGATGAGCTGGGCCTGACCCAGGCCGCCGTCAGCCACCAGATCCGCAGTCTCGAAAAGAGTTTTGGCGTGACTCTTTTCATCCGGCGGGCCCGGCATCTGGAACTGACCGAAATCGGCCACGCGTATTACCCATCCATTTCCCAGGCCTTGGATGACATTGCCTATTCAACGCGCGGTCTGATCGGTCCCGGATCCGCGCCGGCCGTTACCTTGCGGGCGCCGATTTCGACGGCTGTTTTGTGTGTTGCGCCCCGATTGGGCGCTTTTCACGCGACGCATCCCAACATACGGGTCCGGCTGGTCTCGGCCGTCTGGGCCGACAGCACATCCGATACCGAGGTGGATATCGACGTGCGATTGGGACCATCCAGCTGGTTTGATCGTCGGGCGCATCTGCTGTCGACCGAAACCGTCATCCCGGTGGCCAGCCCCACCCAGGCCCCACAGCTGACTCGACTGACAGACCTGTTTTCGCAAACCCTGATTCACATACATGGCAATCAGGATCACTGGTTGCGCCTGTCCAAACACCAGAACATACCCTTGGAGGACCGGAAAACCGCGCTTTTTGTCGACACGACACTGGCCGCGATCGAGCTGGCTGCATCAGGAGCAGGCGCAGCAATGGTCATGCGGCGATACGCAGAAATGCCGTTTGCGCAAAACCGGCTGGCACAGGTCGGAGCGGCTGAGATCCCCATGGGTCAGGGGCATTATCTGATGCCCACCGTTGGCGAGAGACCAAAAACCAACGAAGTCACCCTTGTAAGGGACTGGATCACGTCGGTCTTTGAAGCATGA
- a CDS encoding 4Fe-4S dicluster domain-containing protein, translated as MAWPQNTPPHRDDDARAGIDVTDDFERFSQRNDVFTRAFWDDRVKSKHTKKFFSSYRMEAAPRRGDGFTQRDFALRNAAWLISDIVSNRKASEGLREGFQAPIQPDTPVASDALEIDDPAKMSVEIKRISKFFGADLCGITDFDERWLYSARVDARDFSEAPHELPQGLNSVIVLGHEMDKDLVATYPSALAGAATGREYSHEAAIVMQLAAYIRNLGYKAVPSMNDTGLVIPYAVKAGLGEYARNQMVITPEFGPRLRFSKIFTNLPLSHDVAQPRGVKSFCDICTKCADACPVKALPFGPPEVGGHNVSAIKGVRKWTSDAEKCFSFWAKMASDCAICMRVCPFNRDYDRLRDRLWLKLALSPLRKLALRLSKGHGARTKPGDWWAPTNRSPKRDQEF; from the coding sequence ATGGCATGGCCCCAGAACACTCCTCCACACCGCGATGACGATGCCCGCGCCGGGATCGACGTCACCGATGATTTCGAACGATTTTCTCAACGCAACGACGTTTTTACCCGGGCGTTCTGGGATGATCGGGTAAAATCCAAACACACCAAAAAATTCTTTTCTTCCTACCGGATGGAAGCCGCGCCACGCCGCGGTGACGGGTTCACCCAACGCGACTTTGCCCTGCGCAATGCCGCTTGGCTGATTTCAGACATTGTTTCCAATCGCAAAGCATCCGAGGGGCTGCGCGAAGGGTTTCAGGCACCGATCCAACCCGACACTCCGGTGGCCTCGGACGCGCTGGAGATCGACGATCCGGCCAAGATGTCGGTGGAAATCAAACGGATTTCCAAATTCTTTGGTGCCGACCTTTGTGGCATTACAGACTTTGATGAACGCTGGCTCTACAGCGCCCGGGTTGACGCACGCGATTTCTCCGAAGCGCCGCATGAACTGCCCCAAGGATTGAATTCCGTCATCGTGCTGGGCCACGAAATGGACAAGGATCTGGTGGCCACCTACCCATCCGCCCTGGCAGGGGCGGCAACCGGTCGGGAATACAGTCACGAAGCTGCGATCGTGATGCAGCTTGCTGCCTACATTCGAAACCTCGGCTACAAAGCGGTGCCCTCGATGAACGACACCGGCCTGGTGATCCCCTATGCGGTCAAGGCGGGTCTAGGGGAGTACGCCCGCAACCAGATGGTGATAACACCCGAATTCGGACCTCGGTTGCGGTTTTCAAAAATATTCACCAATCTGCCGCTTTCTCATGATGTTGCTCAACCGCGTGGCGTAAAGTCCTTTTGTGACATCTGCACCAAATGCGCAGACGCCTGCCCGGTCAAGGCGTTGCCCTTTGGTCCCCCAGAGGTGGGCGGGCACAATGTGTCAGCCATCAAAGGCGTCCGAAAATGGACGTCGGACGCTGAAAAGTGCTTCTCCTTTTGGGCCAAAATGGCCTCGGATTGCGCAATCTGCATGCGGGTTTGCCCTTTTAACCGGGACTATGACCGCCTGCGGGATAGATTATGGTTGAAGCTGGCCTTGTCTCCGCTGCGCAAGCTGGCGCTGCGGTTGAGCAAAGGGCATGGAGCCCGGACCAAACCGGGAGACTGGTGGGCCCCGACCAATCGCTCCCCAAAACGCGACCAAGAGTTTTAG
- a CDS encoding adenylate/guanylate cyclase domain-containing protein translates to MTRSSEILASLPSDTLVAALELIDFMLGEALLLADADDVLIAMSERIHAAGVPLERATSIVSLLHAEAVASARFWELGKGTRSFLFPYSDDSGEGYAHSPAADVHRTGQWVDLWLPETPDDRYGIVAELKQDGYTQYVMAPVFMKMGRNGTFSFATRAPEGFSKTDLAFLRAVFPALAACQDILATSRSMQEVLRIYVGEEPHRRILSGDVHRGDVMHIRAVILLADMRRFTELTAEMSARAATDLLNAYFDCVVPPVEEVGGEVLKFMGDGVLAIFRVQDGEEDACERALVAAREVLARVRQRSGEPTFDVGIALHAGEVAFGNVGAGMRLDYTVIGRDVNLVARLAGLCSSLDEPLLVSSQFRTRSRIPGRSCGAHRLKGLSQLEIVYAV, encoded by the coding sequence ATGACCCGTTCATCGGAAATTCTGGCCAGTTTGCCGTCTGACACGTTGGTGGCAGCCTTGGAGTTGATTGATTTCATGCTGGGCGAAGCCCTGCTCCTGGCAGATGCCGATGATGTGCTGATTGCCATGTCCGAACGCATCCACGCCGCAGGGGTTCCGTTGGAACGAGCCACGTCCATCGTGTCGCTCCTGCATGCCGAAGCCGTGGCAAGCGCCCGGTTCTGGGAGCTGGGCAAGGGGACACGCAGCTTTCTGTTTCCATACTCAGACGATAGCGGCGAAGGCTATGCGCATTCTCCGGCCGCAGACGTGCACCGCACAGGCCAATGGGTTGATTTGTGGCTGCCGGAAACGCCAGATGATCGATATGGGATCGTGGCCGAACTGAAACAGGACGGGTACACCCAATATGTGATGGCTCCTGTCTTTATGAAGATGGGGCGCAACGGCACTTTCAGTTTTGCCACCCGCGCACCTGAGGGATTTTCAAAAACGGATCTGGCCTTCTTGCGCGCGGTTTTCCCGGCGCTGGCGGCCTGTCAGGATATTCTGGCGACCTCACGCTCCATGCAAGAGGTGTTGCGGATCTATGTGGGGGAGGAACCGCACAGGCGCATCCTGTCTGGCGACGTGCATCGCGGCGACGTCATGCACATCCGTGCTGTGATCCTGTTGGCTGACATGCGCAGGTTTACAGAACTGACGGCCGAGATGAGCGCCCGCGCGGCCACCGATCTGTTGAACGCCTATTTTGATTGTGTTGTGCCGCCTGTCGAAGAGGTGGGCGGTGAGGTCTTGAAATTCATGGGGGACGGTGTGCTGGCCATTTTTCGGGTCCAGGACGGCGAAGAGGATGCCTGTGAACGTGCGCTGGTCGCGGCCCGAGAAGTATTGGCCCGAGTGAGACAGCGCAGCGGAGAACCCACCTTCGACGTCGGAATCGCCCTTCATGCTGGCGAGGTGGCCTTTGGAAATGTCGGGGCCGGAATGCGGCTGGATTACACGGTGATTGGCCGGGACGTGAATTTGGTTGCACGATTGGCAGGGCTTTGCAGCAGCCTGGATGAACCTTTGCTGGTGTCTTCGCAGTTCAGAACCCGGTCTCGGATACCCGGACGCAGCTGTGGGGCCCATCGGTTAAAGGGGCTGAGCCAGCTTGAAATTGTCTATGCGGTTTGA
- a CDS encoding pirin family protein, with the protein MSIRPVLETRPAHPTLEGAGVKLHRAFGFQDPTELDPFLLFDDFRNDRPEDFAKGFPWHPHRGIETITYVLSGSVTHEDSLGNTGALGAGDVQWMTAGSGIMHQEMPTASATGQMHGFQLWGNLPAAQKMTDPRYQDVQAKEIPHVIDDDGTLVKIIVGSFWGKTGPVDGIAADPQYLDVTIPAGVRKTLPIDTYRRAFAYVFEGAGAFVDAARPTGVLLEKEVLGQELNIRDMSGNRTLVRFGSGDEITVQAGPEGVRFLLITGAPIQEPVAWHGPIVMNTRDELKTAMQDLRNGTFIKAAH; encoded by the coding sequence ATGTCCATCCGCCCCGTTCTGGAAACACGCCCGGCCCACCCCACGCTCGAAGGGGCTGGCGTCAAGCTGCACCGCGCGTTCGGCTTTCAGGATCCGACCGAATTGGATCCCTTCCTGTTGTTTGACGATTTTCGCAATGACCGCCCCGAGGATTTTGCCAAAGGCTTTCCGTGGCACCCCCATCGCGGCATTGAAACGATCACATATGTGTTGTCAGGCAGCGTCACCCATGAGGATTCTCTAGGCAACACCGGAGCCCTGGGTGCCGGAGACGTTCAGTGGATGACCGCTGGTTCCGGAATCATGCACCAGGAAATGCCAACGGCCAGCGCGACCGGCCAGATGCATGGCTTTCAGCTCTGGGGCAATTTACCCGCAGCGCAAAAAATGACCGACCCGCGGTATCAGGACGTCCAGGCCAAAGAGATTCCCCATGTCATTGATGACGACGGTACATTGGTCAAAATCATCGTGGGATCCTTCTGGGGCAAGACTGGCCCGGTCGACGGAATCGCGGCCGATCCACAATATCTGGACGTGACCATCCCGGCAGGGGTGCGCAAGACGCTGCCCATCGACACCTATCGCCGCGCTTTTGCCTATGTGTTCGAAGGGGCCGGTGCCTTTGTCGATGCCGCACGCCCGACCGGTGTGTTGTTGGAAAAGGAAGTCCTGGGGCAAGAACTCAACATCCGAGACATGTCAGGGAACCGCACATTGGTGCGATTTGGCAGCGGGGATGAGATCACTGTTCAGGCCGGACCAGAGGGGGTGCGGTTTCTGCTGATCACCGGTGCCCCGATCCAGGAACCTGTGGCCTGGCACGGCCCCATCGTGATGAACACCCGCGACGAATTGAAGACCGCCATGCAGGACTTGCGCAATGGGACTTTTATCAAGGCTGCTCACTGA
- a CDS encoding TetR/AcrR family transcriptional regulator: MARTQGSHSDITGPRIQTAALRLFAQHGYAAVSMRQIAKEVGVQAGALYNYTPDKQSMLFGLMRGHMQDLLATWRGQDLPVDAMEQLRVFTGFHIRFHLERADAVFIAYMELRNLSPENFTEIETLRGQYEDALEMILKAGVDQGVFHVPDTKIATLAVIAMLNGVNTWYRAGGRLSLDQVEAIYWDMVHKVVAPN, encoded by the coding sequence ATGGCACGTACCCAAGGTTCCCACTCCGATATAACCGGACCGCGTATCCAGACAGCGGCGCTCAGGTTGTTTGCTCAGCATGGCTATGCCGCGGTATCCATGCGCCAGATCGCCAAAGAGGTCGGTGTGCAAGCGGGCGCATTGTACAATTACACGCCCGACAAACAAAGCATGTTGTTTGGGCTGATGCGGGGCCACATGCAGGACCTTCTTGCCACGTGGCGCGGTCAGGATCTGCCGGTGGATGCGATGGAGCAACTGCGCGTGTTCACGGGGTTTCACATCCGGTTCCATTTGGAACGCGCGGACGCGGTGTTCATCGCCTATATGGAGCTGCGCAACCTGTCGCCGGAGAATTTCACAGAAATCGAAACCCTGCGTGGTCAATATGAAGACGCGTTGGAGATGATCCTGAAGGCGGGGGTCGATCAGGGTGTGTTCCATGTGCCCGACACAAAAATCGCCACCTTGGCGGTGATCGCGATGCTGAACGGGGTCAATACCTGGTATCGGGCGGGCGGGCGTTTGTCGCTGGATCAGGTCGAAGCGATCTATTGGGACATGGTGCACAAGGTGGTCGCCCCGAACTGA
- a CDS encoding homoserine dehydrogenase: protein MSQPLRLGIAGLGTVGVGVVKIVRRQAAMLEARTGRSVQIVAVSARDASKDRGVGLGGYAWETDPVALAKRDDIDVFVELMGGHEGAAKDATEAALATGKDVVTANKALLAHHGQALAEQAEAAGRVIRFEAAVAGGIPVIKSLTEGLAGNEITRVMGVMNGTCNYILTRMQDAGLPYDDVFEEANQLGYLEADPTLDVGGIDAGHKLSLLSSIAFGSKVNFDGVELEGIQRISIEDIDQAASMGFKIKLLGVAQLSGRGLEQRMSPCLVPADSPLGQLKGGTNMVVIEGDAVEQIVLRGPGAGEGPTASAVMGDICDLARGFRVATFGQPAETLKDIEAASSNSPAPYYVRLLLEDRPGAMAKVATALGDAGVSIDRMRQTQHDDQQAPVIIVTHKTQRRDLDAALEAMHGTGVMAGDPVALRIETV from the coding sequence ATGTCTCAGCCCCTTCGTCTTGGTATTGCAGGTTTGGGCACGGTCGGCGTCGGCGTCGTCAAGATTGTCCGCCGTCAGGCTGCCATGCTGGAGGCCCGAACTGGCCGGTCCGTTCAAATTGTGGCGGTGAGCGCCCGCGACGCCTCCAAGGACCGCGGCGTGGGTCTGGGCGGATATGCCTGGGAAACCGACCCGGTCGCACTGGCCAAACGTGATGACATCGACGTGTTCGTCGAACTGATGGGGGGCCACGAAGGCGCGGCCAAGGACGCGACCGAGGCCGCATTGGCAACCGGCAAGGATGTGGTCACCGCCAACAAGGCGTTGTTGGCCCATCATGGCCAGGCGTTGGCCGAACAGGCCGAAGCTGCTGGCCGGGTGATCCGGTTCGAAGCCGCCGTCGCCGGTGGCATCCCTGTGATCAAATCCCTGACCGAAGGGCTGGCAGGGAACGAAATAACCCGCGTCATGGGCGTGATGAATGGCACCTGCAACTATATCCTCACCCGGATGCAGGACGCGGGTCTGCCCTATGACGACGTATTCGAAGAAGCCAACCAACTCGGCTATCTCGAAGCCGATCCGACACTGGACGTTGGCGGCATTGACGCAGGGCACAAGCTGTCGCTGCTGTCGTCGATCGCATTTGGTTCCAAGGTGAACTTTGACGGGGTCGAGCTGGAAGGCATCCAGAGGATTTCGATCGAAGACATCGACCAGGCTGCCAGCATGGGTTTCAAGATCAAACTGCTGGGCGTGGCGCAGTTGTCGGGCCGTGGCCTGGAACAGCGCATGTCGCCATGTCTGGTGCCCGCCGACAGCCCGCTGGGTCAGCTGAAGGGCGGCACCAACATGGTGGTGATCGAAGGCGACGCAGTGGAACAGATTGTTCTACGCGGACCAGGTGCCGGCGAAGGCCCCACCGCCAGTGCCGTGATGGGTGACATCTGCGACCTTGCGCGCGGGTTTCGGGTCGCGACCTTTGGTCAGCCCGCCGAAACGCTCAAGGACATCGAAGCTGCCAGTTCGAACTCCCCTGCTCCCTATTATGTCCGTCTGCTGCTAGAAGATCGCCCCGGTGCCATGGCCAAAGTCGCCACCGCCCTGGGAGATGCAGGTGTCAGCATCGACCGGATGCGTCAGACCCAGCACGACGACCAGCAGGCCCCTGTGATCATCGTCACCCACAAGACCCAACGTCGCGATCTGGACGCGGCGCTGGAAGCCATGCACGGCACCGGCGTCATGGCCGGCGACCCTGTGGCCCTGCGGATCGAAACCGTCTGA
- the glpX gene encoding class II fructose-bisphosphatase has product MSPQAEFHDRMLSLGLARVAEQAALASAKLVGRGDEKAADQAAVNAMREQLNLLDIAGVVVIGEGERDEAPMLFIGEEVGTGNGPGVDIALDPLEGTTLTAKDMPNALTVIAMGPRGSMLHAPDTYMDKLAIGPGYADGVVSLDMTPAERVQALAAAKGCDASDITVCILERPRHEEMIAEVRSTGAAIRLITDGDVAGVMHCAESDVTGIDMYMGQGGAPEGVLAAAALKCMGGQIYCRLVFRNDDERGRAAKAGITDLDRIYSRDEMVTQDVIFAATGVTGGTLVPGIKREPGWVETTTLLMRSKTGSVRRMSYRTPV; this is encoded by the coding sequence ATGTCTCCCCAAGCCGAATTTCATGACCGCATGCTTTCTCTTGGCCTGGCCCGTGTGGCTGAACAGGCTGCCCTGGCATCTGCCAAACTGGTGGGGCGTGGAGACGAGAAAGCCGCCGATCAGGCCGCGGTCAACGCCATGCGCGAACAGTTGAACCTGCTGGACATCGCAGGAGTCGTGGTCATCGGCGAAGGCGAACGGGACGAAGCACCGATGCTGTTCATCGGCGAAGAAGTGGGCACCGGCAACGGTCCCGGCGTCGATATCGCCCTGGACCCGCTGGAAGGCACCACGCTGACCGCCAAGGACATGCCCAATGCGCTGACCGTCATCGCCATGGGCCCACGCGGGTCGATGTTGCACGCGCCGGACACCTATATGGACAAACTGGCCATCGGCCCCGGTTATGCCGACGGCGTCGTATCCTTGGACATGACGCCCGCCGAACGGGTTCAGGCGCTGGCCGCGGCCAAGGGGTGTGACGCCTCGGACATCACCGTCTGTATTCTGGAACGCCCCCGCCACGAAGAAATGATCGCCGAAGTGCGCTCTACGGGTGCCGCAATCCGCCTGATCACCGATGGCGACGTCGCAGGCGTCATGCACTGCGCCGAAAGCGATGTGACCGGCATCGACATGTACATGGGCCAAGGCGGCGCACCTGAAGGTGTTCTGGCTGCGGCAGCGCTGAAATGCATGGGCGGGCAGATCTATTGCCGCCTGGTGTTCCGCAATGACGACGAACGCGGCCGTGCCGCCAAGGCCGGGATCACCGACCTGGACCGGATTTATTCGCGCGACGAAATGGTCACCCAGGATGTGATCTTTGCCGCGACCGGTGTCACCGGCGGTACCTTGGTGCCTGGCATCAAACGCGAACCCGGATGGGTGGAGACCACCACATTGCTGATGCGTTCAAAAACCGGATCCGTGCGTCGCATGAGCTATCGCACACCGGTTTGA